From one Flavobacterium kingsejongi genomic stretch:
- a CDS encoding leucine--tRNA ligase: MKYNPNEIEAKWRNYWAENQTFQADNNSDKPKYYILDMFPYPSGAGLHVGHPLGYIASDIYARFKRHQGFNVLHPQGYDSFGLPAEQYAIQTGQHPALTTEANINRYREQLDKIGFSFDWGREVRTSSPEYYKWTQWIFIQLFNSWYNIDSDKAEDVATLIPEFETNGNSKVNAVCDENIAAFTAEEWKAYSADEQEKILLKYRMTYLAETEVNWCPALGTVLANDEIINGVSERGGHPVVRKKMTQWSMRINAYAERLLQGLTTIDWSESIKESQRNWIGKSVGALVTFKVKDSEFERNAFDYLITGDDTNDHTIEVFTTRPDTIFGVTFMTLAPEHDLVAKITTPDQKEAVAAYIEATSKRSERERMADVKTISGVFTGGYAEHPFTREPIPVWIGDYVLAGYGTGAVMAVPCGDDRDYAFAKHFGLPIKNIFENADISEAAYSSKENVVIDNSDFLNGLPYKKAAAAVIEALEELGQGKGKTNYRLRDAVFSRQRYWGEPFPVYYVDGLPKMIDVKHLPIVLPEVEKYLPTEDGQPPLGNSKEWAWSVAENKVVANDQIDQVSVFPLELNTMPGWAGSSWYWLRYMDAHNEDEFVSPEAQNYWQNVDLYIGGNEHATGHLLYSRFWNKFLKDRGVVSQDEPFKKLINQGMILGTSAFVYRLVNTNQLISKNRFFALLDKVKNKVALNDEEKELVEANWSTADNGSILYQALHADVAFVNASDELDMEAFRNWRAEYNTVEFLTEENEKYIVGREVEKMSKSKYNVVTPDDICEVHGADTLRLYEMFLGPLEQAKPWNTAGITGVSGFLKKLWRLYFDDNGLIVTTNPATPEALKTLHRTIKKVQEDIENFSFNTSVSSFMIAVNELTAMNCHERTILEPLAILISPYAPHIAEELWEKLGHQQSISTVAFPIFKPEYLVESSKEYPVSFNGKTRFTIELALDLTKDEIEKIVMADERTIRQLEGRTPNKVIIVPGKIINLVG, from the coding sequence ATGAAATACAATCCGAACGAAATCGAAGCCAAATGGCGTAACTATTGGGCCGAAAACCAGACATTTCAAGCCGACAACAATTCTGATAAGCCGAAATACTATATTCTGGATATGTTTCCTTATCCTTCTGGCGCCGGACTCCATGTGGGGCATCCATTAGGCTATATCGCTTCGGATATTTATGCCCGATTCAAAAGGCATCAGGGATTTAATGTATTACATCCGCAAGGCTATGATAGCTTTGGCCTGCCGGCAGAACAGTATGCGATCCAAACCGGGCAGCATCCGGCCCTGACTACGGAAGCCAACATCAACCGTTACCGCGAGCAACTGGATAAAATCGGGTTCTCCTTTGACTGGGGGCGTGAAGTGCGTACCTCCAGCCCTGAATATTACAAATGGACCCAGTGGATTTTTATACAATTGTTCAATTCCTGGTACAATATCGATTCTGATAAAGCAGAAGATGTTGCCACATTAATTCCGGAATTCGAAACAAATGGAAATAGCAAGGTAAATGCAGTATGCGATGAAAATATAGCAGCATTTACTGCCGAAGAATGGAAAGCATACAGTGCTGACGAACAGGAGAAAATCCTTTTAAAATACCGAATGACCTACCTGGCGGAAACCGAAGTGAACTGGTGCCCGGCATTGGGAACTGTTTTGGCCAATGATGAAATTATCAATGGTGTTTCCGAACGTGGCGGGCATCCGGTAGTGCGTAAAAAAATGACGCAATGGAGTATGCGTATCAACGCCTATGCCGAACGATTATTGCAGGGGCTTACCACTATTGATTGGTCTGAATCTATCAAGGAAAGTCAGCGCAATTGGATCGGAAAATCAGTTGGGGCTTTGGTGACCTTTAAAGTAAAAGATTCCGAGTTCGAGCGTAATGCTTTCGATTACCTGATTACAGGAGACGATACCAACGATCATACGATTGAAGTATTCACCACCCGTCCCGATACCATTTTTGGAGTTACTTTTATGACTTTGGCTCCCGAACATGATTTGGTGGCTAAAATCACTACTCCGGATCAAAAAGAAGCGGTAGCCGCTTATATCGAAGCGACTTCCAAACGAAGCGAACGGGAACGTATGGCCGATGTAAAAACAATTTCAGGTGTTTTCACCGGTGGTTATGCAGAACATCCGTTTACAAGAGAGCCAATTCCGGTATGGATTGGGGATTATGTACTGGCGGGTTATGGAACTGGTGCCGTGATGGCCGTTCCTTGTGGGGACGATCGTGATTATGCCTTTGCCAAACATTTTGGTTTGCCAATTAAAAATATATTTGAAAATGCTGATATCTCCGAAGCGGCCTATTCTTCCAAAGAGAATGTCGTTATCGATAATTCCGATTTTCTGAACGGTTTGCCTTACAAAAAGGCTGCCGCGGCAGTGATTGAAGCATTGGAAGAACTGGGACAGGGGAAAGGAAAAACAAATTACCGATTGCGTGATGCCGTATTTTCCCGTCAGCGCTATTGGGGAGAGCCATTCCCGGTATACTACGTGGATGGATTGCCAAAGATGATCGATGTGAAACACCTTCCGATTGTATTGCCCGAAGTAGAAAAATACCTGCCTACTGAAGATGGACAGCCGCCTTTAGGAAATTCAAAAGAATGGGCATGGTCAGTGGCCGAAAATAAAGTAGTAGCCAATGACCAGATCGATCAGGTGAGTGTATTTCCATTGGAATTGAACACCATGCCAGGTTGGGCGGGAAGTTCTTGGTACTGGTTGCGTTATATGGATGCCCATAATGAAGACGAGTTTGTTTCTCCAGAGGCACAAAATTACTGGCAGAATGTCGATTTGTACATCGGTGGAAATGAGCATGCCACCGGGCATTTGCTGTATTCCCGTTTCTGGAATAAATTCCTGAAAGACCGTGGGGTCGTTTCCCAGGACGAGCCGTTTAAAAAACTGATCAATCAGGGAATGATACTGGGAACCAGTGCCTTTGTATACCGATTGGTCAATACCAACCAGCTGATTTCTAAAAACAGGTTTTTTGCACTATTAGATAAGGTAAAAAATAAAGTAGCTTTAAACGATGAAGAGAAAGAATTAGTAGAAGCAAACTGGAGCACTGCCGATAATGGAAGTATTTTATATCAGGCCCTTCATGCTGATGTAGCTTTTGTAAATGCTTCTGATGAATTGGATATGGAAGCTTTCAGGAATTGGAGAGCAGAATACAATACCGTGGAATTCCTTACAGAAGAGAATGAAAAATATATTGTAGGCCGTGAAGTTGAAAAGATGTCCAAATCCAAATACAATGTGGTAACGCCCGATGATATCTGTGAGGTACACGGTGCGGATACATTGCGTTTGTATGAAATGTTCCTCGGGCCCCTGGAGCAGGCAAAACCGTGGAATACTGCGGGTATCACCGGTGTTTCCGGATTCCTGAAAAAACTATGGCGCCTGTATTTTGACGATAATGGACTTATTGTAACCACTAATCCTGCAACACCGGAAGCGCTAAAAACATTGCACCGTACCATCAAGAAAGTACAGGAAGATATTGAGAACTTTTCTTTCAATACTTCTGTGAGCTCCTTTATGATTGCCGTGAATGAATTAACAGCGATGAATTGCCACGAACGCACCATACTGGAGCCACTTGCGATATTAATTTCCCCTTATGCACCGCATATTGCGGAAGAATTATGGGAGAAATTAGGCCATCAGCAAAGTATTTCAACGGTAGCATTCCCGATTTTCAAACCGGAATACCTGGTGGAGAGCAGTAAGGAATATCCGGTATCGTTTAATGGTAAAACCCGTTTTACAATCGAACTGGCATTGGATCTTACAAAAGATGAAATTGAAAAAATAGTAATGGCTGACGAAAGAACGATCAGGCAGCTGGAAGGCAGGACGCCAAATAAAGTAATTATTGTGCCTGGTAAAATTATTAACCTGGTAGGCTAA
- a CDS encoding saccharopine dehydrogenase family protein: MRHILIIGAGRSASSLIQYLLNKSEQENIHLTIGDLSIELARKKTQNHKNATAIELDIHNSEQRNREIQKADIVISMLPAFLHLEVAKDCLLHKKHLVTASYISDAMQALDEEVKKNNLVFMNEIGLDPGIDHMSAMKVIDEIREQGGKMILFESFCGGLVAPESDTNLWNYKFTWNPRNVVLAGQGGAAKFIQEGTYKYIPYNKLFRRTEFLDVEGYGKFEAYANRDSLKYRSVYGLDDVLTLYRGTIRKVGYSKAWNMFVQLGMTDDSYAMENTETMSYRDFTNAFLPYHPTDSVELKLRHILKIDQDDIKWEKLLELDLFNPKKIVGLKNATPAQILEKILSDSWSLEEHDKDMIVMYHKFGYEVNGQKKQIDSKMVCIGDDQTYTAMAKTVGLPVAIATLQILNGNIKTPGVQLPLNKEVYLPILQELESFGVVFNEKQVTYMGYNPNNVAS, from the coding sequence ATGAGACATATCTTAATAATCGGGGCGGGAAGATCTGCATCCTCCCTGATTCAGTATCTTTTAAACAAATCGGAACAGGAAAATATCCATCTTACCATAGGTGATTTATCCATAGAACTGGCTCGTAAAAAAACACAAAACCACAAAAATGCAACAGCCATTGAGCTGGATATCCATAACAGCGAACAACGGAACCGTGAAATTCAAAAAGCGGATATTGTAATCTCAATGCTTCCTGCATTTTTACACCTTGAAGTTGCCAAAGACTGCCTGTTACACAAAAAACACTTAGTGACTGCCTCTTATATCAGCGATGCCATGCAGGCACTGGATGAAGAAGTTAAGAAAAACAATTTGGTCTTTATGAATGAAATCGGGCTGGATCCCGGTATCGACCACATGAGCGCCATGAAAGTAATTGATGAAATCCGAGAGCAGGGTGGCAAGATGATTTTATTCGAATCATTTTGTGGTGGCCTGGTAGCCCCGGAATCGGATACTAACTTATGGAATTACAAATTCACTTGGAATCCTCGAAATGTGGTATTGGCCGGACAGGGCGGTGCCGCTAAATTCATCCAGGAAGGCACTTATAAATACATCCCGTATAATAAACTATTCCGCAGGACTGAATTTCTTGACGTAGAAGGATACGGGAAATTTGAAGCCTACGCCAATCGGGATTCCCTAAAATACCGTAGCGTTTATGGCTTAGATGATGTGCTAACATTATACCGTGGAACCATACGCAAAGTAGGATATTCCAAAGCCTGGAATATGTTTGTCCAATTAGGGATGACGGATGATAGCTATGCCATGGAAAATACCGAAACCATGAGCTACCGTGATTTTACCAATGCATTTCTCCCCTATCACCCAACTGATTCGGTTGAATTAAAACTCCGCCATATCCTAAAAATCGACCAGGATGACATCAAATGGGAAAAATTGCTGGAACTGGACCTCTTCAACCCTAAAAAAATTGTTGGCCTTAAAAACGCCACACCTGCTCAGATCCTTGAAAAAATATTATCCGATAGCTGGTCTTTAGAAGAGCATGATAAGGACATGATCGTCATGTATCATAAGTTTGGCTATGAAGTGAATGGGCAAAAAAAACAAATTGACTCCAAAATGGTATGCATTGGTGATGACCAGACCTATACCGCTATGGCAAAAACGGTAGGCCTTCCGGTAGCTATTGCTACGCTGCAAATTTTAAACGGGAATATCAAAACACCAGGAGTACAGTTACCACTCAATAAAGAAGTATATCTTCCGATTCTACAGGAATTGGAATCCTTTGGCGTTGTTTTTAATGAAAAACAGGTCACTTATATGGGCTATAACCCTAATAATGTGGCAAGCTAA
- a CDS encoding DUF3098 domain-containing protein, with protein MDTKDTTTEKGSFLFGKENYKILLIGIAVIGLGFILMSGGGSNDPKVFSEDIFNFRRIRLAPTVVLIGFGITIYSIFKKPKH; from the coding sequence ATGGATACTAAAGACACAACTACAGAAAAAGGCAGCTTTTTATTTGGTAAAGAAAATTATAAAATACTGTTGATTGGTATTGCCGTTATCGGTTTGGGATTTATCCTGATGTCCGGCGGTGGTTCCAATGACCCTAAGGTTTTTAGCGAGGACATCTTCAATTTCAGGAGAATCAGGCTCGCTCCTACTGTAGTTTTGATTGGTTTCGGAATTACAATTTACTCTATTTTCAAAAAACCGAAACACTAA
- the pckA gene encoding phosphoenolpyruvate carboxykinase (ATP) — MDNYAQFTKSISLEKYGITDVKEIIYNPSYDLLYNEELDPGLEGFEKGFLTELGAVNVMTGDFTGRSPKDKYIVKDEVTKDTIWWTSDKAVNDNKPITQNTWDALKETTVQQLSGKKLYVVDSFCGANEDTRLKVRFIMEVAWQAHFVKNMFIRPTEEELENYGEPDFVVMNGSKTEFKDYAAHGLNSEVYIAFNLTEKIQLIGGTWYGGEMKKGLFSMMNYYLPLQGIASMHCSANKGKDGDVAIFFGLSGTGKTTLSTDPKRELIGDDEHGWDNDGVFNFEGGCYAKTIDLSPENEPDIFNAIRRDALLENVTVDANGKIDFKDGSVTQNTRVSYPIDHIQNIVKPVSKAGHANKVIFLTADAFGVMPPVSKLTPEQTKYFFLSGFTAKLAGTERGVTQPEPTFSACFGKAFLSLHPTQYGQELVKKMEEHNATAYMVNTGWNGTGKRISIKDTRAIIDRILDGSIENAETTLIPVFNLNVPTALEGVHTSILDPRKTYTDEKEWLEKATNLGQLFVKNFVQYTDNEEGKRLVEAGPQL, encoded by the coding sequence ATGGACAATTACGCTCAATTTACGAAATCGATTTCGTTGGAAAAGTACGGTATTACAGATGTGAAGGAAATTATTTATAATCCATCGTACGATTTATTATACAATGAGGAGTTGGATCCGGGTCTTGAGGGCTTTGAAAAAGGCTTCCTGACAGAACTTGGTGCTGTAAACGTGATGACAGGTGATTTCACCGGACGTTCACCTAAAGATAAATATATCGTTAAAGATGAAGTGACAAAAGATACCATCTGGTGGACTTCTGATAAAGCGGTAAATGATAATAAGCCCATTACACAAAATACCTGGGATGCTTTAAAAGAAACAACAGTACAACAGCTTTCGGGCAAGAAGTTATATGTTGTGGATAGTTTTTGTGGTGCCAATGAAGATACTCGTCTTAAAGTGCGTTTTATCATGGAAGTGGCCTGGCAGGCACATTTTGTTAAAAACATGTTCATTCGCCCGACAGAAGAAGAGTTGGAAAACTATGGCGAGCCGGATTTTGTAGTGATGAATGGTTCTAAAACAGAATTCAAAGACTATGCTGCTCACGGATTGAATAGTGAAGTATATATTGCTTTCAACCTTACCGAGAAAATCCAGCTTATTGGTGGTACCTGGTACGGTGGTGAAATGAAAAAGGGATTATTCTCTATGATGAATTATTACCTTCCCCTACAGGGAATCGCTTCGATGCACTGTTCTGCGAATAAAGGAAAAGACGGTGATGTAGCTATTTTCTTTGGTCTTTCGGGAACAGGAAAAACGACGTTGTCTACAGATCCAAAACGCGAATTGATTGGGGATGATGAGCACGGATGGGATAATGATGGCGTATTCAACTTCGAAGGAGGTTGTTATGCGAAAACCATTGACCTGAGCCCAGAAAATGAGCCGGATATTTTTAATGCCATCAGAAGAGATGCATTATTGGAAAATGTAACTGTTGATGCAAATGGAAAAATTGATTTTAAAGATGGCTCTGTAACACAAAACACACGTGTTTCTTATCCGATAGATCACATTCAGAATATTGTAAAACCCGTTTCAAAAGCCGGGCATGCCAATAAGGTGATTTTCCTTACGGCTGACGCCTTTGGAGTAATGCCTCCAGTTTCCAAATTGACGCCGGAGCAGACAAAATATTTCTTCCTTTCCGGATTTACAGCAAAACTGGCGGGAACGGAGCGTGGTGTAACACAGCCGGAACCTACTTTCTCTGCTTGTTTTGGAAAAGCATTTTTATCCCTGCATCCTACCCAATACGGTCAGGAGTTAGTGAAAAAGATGGAAGAGCACAACGCAACAGCTTATATGGTTAATACGGGCTGGAATGGTACCGGGAAAAGAATTTCTATTAAAGATACCCGTGCGATCATTGACAGGATCCTTGACGGTTCTATAGAAAATGCTGAAACTACACTAATCCCTGTATTCAACCTGAATGTGCCTACGGCATTGGAAGGTGTGCATACCTCTATATTAGATCCAAGAAAGACCTATACTGACGAGAAGGAGTGGTTGGAGAAAGCGACTAATCTGGGACAGTTATTTGTAAAGAACTTCGTTCAGTATACCGATAATGAAGAAGGTAAAAGATTAGTTGAGGCCGGTCCTCAGTTATAA
- a CDS encoding zinc metallopeptidase: MILYYVLIGAIALVSFAVSSKLKSKFEFYSRVHLRNGMSGAEIAQKMLNDNGIYDVRVISTPGRLTDHYNPADKTVNLSEAVYNERNAAAAAVAAHECGHAVQHATAYSMLQLRSKMVPVVNVASGMSQWLVIGGLILGAASGLGIGFYVAVIGLIMMAVATAFSLVTLPVEYDASHRALAWLKSKNMLTQQEYAGAEDSLKWAARTYLVAAIGALASLLYWGFRVFGGSRN, from the coding sequence ATGATACTATATTATGTTTTAATCGGGGCCATTGCTTTAGTCAGTTTTGCAGTGAGTTCAAAGCTGAAAAGCAAATTTGAATTCTATTCCAGAGTGCATTTACGAAATGGCATGAGTGGTGCAGAAATTGCACAGAAGATGCTTAATGATAACGGAATTTATGATGTACGCGTGATTTCTACCCCTGGTAGGCTGACTGACCATTATAATCCGGCAGATAAAACGGTAAACCTTAGTGAAGCAGTTTATAATGAGCGTAACGCTGCGGCTGCGGCAGTAGCGGCTCACGAATGTGGGCACGCGGTGCAACATGCTACGGCATACAGCATGCTGCAATTGCGATCCAAGATGGTTCCGGTTGTGAATGTGGCTTCCGGAATGTCACAATGGCTGGTAATTGGAGGCCTGATCTTAGGCGCAGCATCGGGATTGGGCATTGGATTTTATGTAGCTGTAATTGGATTGATCATGATGGCGGTAGCCACCGCTTTCAGTTTGGTGACCCTTCCGGTAGAGTATGATGCCAGCCACCGCGCCCTTGCCTGGCTGAAATCCAAAAACATGCTCACACAACAGGAATACGCCGGAGCAGAAGACTCCCTGAAATGGGCAGCAAGAACCTATCTTGTAGCGGCAATCGGTGCATTAGCATCGCTGCTGTATTGGGGCTTCCGCGTATTTGGAGGTTCCAGAAACTAA
- a CDS encoding DUF423 domain-containing protein, whose amino-acid sequence MEKKVIATAAVLGLTAIILGAFGAHALKKVLTVEELVTFETGVRYQVYHALFLLFVGTTALVTDKAKKTMFWLTTAGVILFSGSIYLLATDRLMGIELKVLGPITPIGGFLLIMAWGVLFLNIIRKNA is encoded by the coding sequence ATGGAAAAAAAAGTAATTGCTACAGCAGCCGTACTCGGATTGACAGCAATAATTTTGGGTGCTTTTGGAGCGCATGCCCTGAAAAAAGTATTAACTGTAGAAGAATTGGTCACATTTGAAACCGGTGTCCGTTATCAGGTCTATCATGCGCTCTTTTTACTTTTTGTCGGGACAACCGCTTTAGTGACCGATAAGGCTAAAAAAACAATGTTTTGGCTCACTACTGCAGGTGTAATTTTATTTTCAGGATCCATCTATCTTTTGGCGACAGATCGACTTATGGGTATAGAATTGAAAGTCTTAGGGCCAATTACGCCTATTGGAGGATTCTTATTAATTATGGCATGGGGAGTTTTGTTCTTGAACATAATACGGAAAAATGCGTAA
- a CDS encoding cell division protein FtsX, with product MASSFEKFQKRRLISSYFSVVLSIFLVLFLLGILGLFVINSKKLSDDFKEEIAMSVYFKDDAGDSIVKAFGQNLKTARFVNTSRFVSKEEAAKQHKDIIGEDFMTFLGFNPLQNSYDIYLKADYVVKDSIVKVESELRQNTAISDIVYDKQLVDLVNDNIKKISFWILIASGFLAVIAVLLINSSMRLSIYSNRFIIKTMQMVGATKSFIRKPFIWRSIKLGFMGSVLAVIALIGVLYYLDTTFPNLEILADQLMTGLVLIGVLLLGILITWASTFFATQRFLNLRTDDLY from the coding sequence ATGGCATCATCATTCGAAAAGTTTCAGAAAAGGCGACTTATTTCTTCTTATTTCTCGGTAGTTCTGAGTATCTTTTTGGTTCTTTTCCTGTTGGGAATCTTAGGGCTGTTTGTCATCAATTCCAAGAAGTTATCCGATGACTTTAAGGAAGAGATTGCAATGTCCGTTTATTTCAAGGATGATGCGGGAGACAGTATCGTAAAGGCCTTTGGCCAGAACCTGAAAACAGCACGGTTTGTAAATACCAGCCGATTTGTATCCAAAGAAGAAGCAGCCAAACAACACAAAGATATTATCGGGGAAGATTTCATGACCTTTTTAGGGTTTAATCCACTACAGAATTCTTATGATATCTACCTGAAAGCGGATTATGTGGTAAAAGACAGCATCGTAAAAGTTGAAAGTGAATTGCGCCAGAATACGGCTATTTCCGATATCGTATATGACAAACAACTGGTGGATTTAGTCAATGATAACATTAAAAAGATCAGTTTCTGGATTTTGATTGCCAGTGGCTTCTTGGCTGTTATTGCAGTATTGCTCATTAACAGTTCTATGCGCCTTTCGATTTATTCCAACCGGTTTATCATCAAAACGATGCAGATGGTGGGTGCTACAAAATCATTCATCCGAAAACCGTTTATCTGGAGAAGCATCAAACTGGGCTTTATGGGTTCTGTACTGGCAGTAATTGCCCTTATTGGGGTGTTATATTATCTGGACACCACCTTCCCAAATCTTGAAATACTGGCCGATCAGCTGATGACCGGATTGGTACTGATTGGTGTTTTACTGCTCGGAATCTTAATTACCTGGGCCAGTACTTTTTTCGCTACCCAGCGCTTCCTCAACCTAAGAACTGACGACCTATATTAA
- the truB gene encoding tRNA pseudouridine(55) synthase TruB, whose product MTAEDFQDGQVLLIDKPLKWSSFQAVNKIKWTLKKHPALKKIKIGHAGTLDPLATGLLIICTGKFTKRITELQGMPKEYTGTIILGATTPSYDLETEVNATFPTDHITEALIHETIPQFLGEIDQKPPIFSAIKKDGVRLYEHARNGEEIEIAFRKTTIYEFEITRIALPEINFRVVCSKGTYIRSLAFDFGTALGSGAHLTALRRTKIGDFSVENAIDVEHYTDPITVAE is encoded by the coding sequence ATGACAGCCGAAGACTTTCAGGACGGACAAGTCCTATTAATTGACAAACCTTTGAAATGGTCTTCCTTTCAGGCGGTTAATAAAATCAAGTGGACCCTAAAAAAACACCCCGCGCTTAAAAAAATTAAAATTGGCCATGCCGGGACTTTAGATCCATTGGCTACCGGGCTGTTGATCATTTGCACGGGGAAATTCACCAAGCGTATTACGGAACTTCAGGGTATGCCTAAGGAATATACCGGGACTATTATATTGGGCGCTACCACCCCTTCTTATGATTTAGAAACGGAAGTCAATGCTACTTTTCCAACGGATCATATCACCGAGGCACTTATCCATGAAACCATACCACAATTCCTGGGCGAAATTGACCAGAAACCGCCTATTTTCTCTGCGATTAAAAAAGATGGTGTGCGTTTGTACGAGCATGCCCGAAACGGAGAAGAAATAGAAATTGCTTTTCGGAAAACTACTATTTACGAATTTGAAATCACCCGTATTGCATTGCCAGAAATTAATTTCCGTGTTGTTTGCAGTAAAGGAACTTACATTCGATCGCTTGCTTTTGACTTTGGTACTGCCTTAGGTTCCGGAGCGCATCTTACTGCGTTACGCCGTACAAAAATCGGGGATTTTTCTGTGGAAAATGCTATCGACGTTGAGCACTATACCGATCCGATTACGGTGGCCGAATAA
- a CDS encoding Lrp/AsnC family transcriptional regulator: MKINSFQIEIDGIDKEILRALMEDARKPILQIANTIGISGAAIHQRLRKLEQSGVISASKLIVNTKILGYSTMSFVGIYLDKASSNSEAVKELKKIPEVLECHYTTGNWSILIKIICRDNEHLMQLLNSKIQAIAGVSRTETFISLDQQIDRQIQL; this comes from the coding sequence ATGAAAATCAATTCGTTCCAGATTGAAATCGATGGTATCGATAAAGAAATCCTACGTGCCTTAATGGAAGATGCGCGCAAGCCTATTCTGCAAATTGCTAATACAATCGGCATTTCGGGGGCAGCCATCCACCAGCGCTTGCGCAAACTGGAACAATCGGGTGTGATTTCAGCTTCAAAACTCATTGTGAATACCAAAATATTAGGCTATAGCACAATGTCATTTGTTGGCATTTACCTCGACAAAGCCTCCAGTAATTCCGAAGCCGTAAAAGAACTGAAGAAAATCCCGGAAGTATTGGAATGCCATTACACTACCGGAAACTGGTCCATATTGATTAAAATCATCTGCCGTGACAATGAGCACCTGATGCAATTGCTCAACTCCAAGATCCAGGCTATTGCGGGGGTTTCCAGAACCGAAACATTTATTTCCCTCGACCAGCAAATCGATCGACAGATCCAGTTATAA
- a CDS encoding undecaprenyl-diphosphate phosphatase — translation MSILQAIILAIIEGLTEYLPVSSTGHMIIASSFFGIAHDDFTKLFTIVIQLGAILAVVALYFKRFFQSLDFYFKLLVAFIPAVVLGLLLSDYIDTLLESPLTVAISLVIGGVILLKVDDWFKGSEETEITYLTALKIGFFQCIAMIPGVSRSGASIVGGMSQKLSRTTAAEFSFFLAVPTMFGATAKKCYDYYKHGFVLSSEQINMLIIGNVVAFVVALLAINTFIGYLSKHGFKIFGYYRIIAGLALLAIHYFIQPLTII, via the coding sequence ATGAGCATTTTACAGGCAATTATCCTTGCAATCATTGAAGGATTAACAGAATACCTTCCAGTTTCTTCTACCGGACACATGATTATCGCATCTTCGTTTTTTGGAATCGCACATGATGATTTCACCAAACTTTTTACTATTGTCATTCAGCTTGGGGCAATCCTCGCCGTTGTCGCTTTATATTTTAAACGCTTTTTCCAGTCCCTTGATTTTTACTTCAAGTTATTGGTCGCTTTTATTCCTGCGGTGGTCTTGGGCTTATTGCTAAGCGACTATATTGACACCTTACTGGAGAGCCCTTTAACCGTAGCCATTTCACTTGTAATTGGTGGAGTAATCCTCCTTAAGGTCGATGACTGGTTTAAAGGTTCAGAAGAAACAGAAATTACCTACCTCACCGCTTTAAAAATTGGTTTCTTCCAATGTATTGCTATGATTCCGGGAGTTTCACGAAGCGGGGCCAGTATCGTAGGGGGGATGTCCCAAAAACTATCCCGTACTACTGCTGCAGAATTTTCATTTTTCCTTGCCGTACCGACAATGTTTGGTGCTACCGCAAAAAAATGTTACGATTATTACAAACATGGCTTTGTACTTTCTTCAGAACAGATCAATATGCTGATTATTGGCAATGTGGTGGCTTTCGTAGTCGCATTGCTTGCCATTAATACATTTATAGGCTACCTGAGCAAACATGGTTTTAAAATCTTTGGCTATTACCGGATTATTGCGGGACTGGCATTACTTGCAATCCATTACTTTATCCAACCCCTTACTATCATTTAA